One Panicum virgatum strain AP13 chromosome 9K, P.virgatum_v5, whole genome shotgun sequence genomic region harbors:
- the LOC120648305 gene encoding abasic site processing protein HMCES-like isoform X2: MCGRARCTLSAAQAARAFGFPTTAAAAGPDGGAGDAPAVRTLDLDRFRPSYNVSPGAYLPVGTVRAQPAAGGDGGRGGDGAEPVIQSMKWGLVPSFTGKTEKPDHFRMFNARSESVKEKASFRRLIPKNRCLVAVEGFYEWKKDGSKKQPYYIHFQDHRPLVFAALYDTWTNSEGDNDSVNVWLNDASVKLEELTAPYEGTDLVWYPVTPAMGKTSFDGPECIKEVRLGPSEKPISKFFTKKSTAHDQSVNPEKITPEFAETHASRASKVECDESVENQPEDVNQQQSGEKQATYSTVKDEPVSLEHQVFGKPRSNKDEDTMTSTDITTEKQDDLGTKRKIKDTEVKAEIMENSGWSHSQPTTTKKAKGAKAASDGQASLLSYFAKK; this comes from the exons ATGTGCGGCAGGGCCCGGTGCACCCTCAGCGCGGCGCAGGCCGCCCGGGCCTTCGGCTTCcccaccaccgccgcggccgcgggtcccgacggcggcgcgggggatgCCCCCGCCGTGCGGACGCTCGACCTGGACCG GTTTCGGCCGTCGTACAACGTGTCCCCGGGGGCGTACCTGCCGGTGGGCACCGTGCGGGCGCAGCCGGCGGCTGGCGGCGACGGAGGGCGAGGGGGTGACGGGGCGGAGCCGGTGATCCAGTCCATGAAGTGGGGGCTGGTGCCCAGCTTCACCGGCAAGACAGAGAAGCCCGACCATTTCAGGATG TTCAATGCCAGGTCAGAGTCTGTAAAAGAAAAGGCTTCATTCCGGCGATTAATCCCGAAGAATAGGTGCCTTGTTGCAGTAGAAGG GTTCTATGAGTGGAAAAAGGATGGATCAAAAAAGCAGCCATACTACATACATTTTCAAGATCACAGGCCTCTTGTCTTTGCGGCCCTTTATGACACGTGGACAAATTCAGAAG GCGATAATGACTCTGTTAATGTTTGGTTAAATGATGCTTCTGTAAAGCTTGAAGAACTTACTGCACCTTACGAAGGAACTGATCTT GTTTGGTATCCAGTTACACCAGCAATGGGTAAAACATCTTTTGACGGTCCTGAGTGCATCAAAGAG GTGCGTTTGGGACCAAGTGAAAAGCCTATTTCAAAGTTTTTCACCAAGAAATCTACTGCCCACGATCAATCAGTGAATCCTGAAAAAATAACTCCAGAGTTTGCAGAAACGCATGCTTCCAGAGCTTCAAAGGTGGAATGCGATGAGTCAGTAGAAAATCAACCAGAGGACGTCAACCAACAACAGTCTGGAGAGAAGCAAGCTACTTATAGCACTGTCAAAGATGAACCTGTCAGCTTGGAACACCAAGTTTTTGGAAAACCTCGGAGCAATAAGGATGAAGATACTATGACATCGACTGATATTACTACTGAGAAACAAGATGATTTGGGGACCAAGAGAAAGATCAAGGATACTGAAGTTAAAGCAGAGATTATGGAGAACAGTGGTTGGTCGCACTCACAGCCTACAACTACAAAGAAGGCTAAAGGGGCAAAAGCTGCTTCAGATGGCCAGGCATCGCTGCTTTCGTATTTTGCAAAGAAGTAG
- the LOC120648305 gene encoding abasic site processing protein HMCES-like isoform X1 has translation MCGRARCTLSAAQAARAFGFPTTAAAAGPDGGAGDAPAVRTLDLDRFRPSYNVSPGAYLPVGTVRAQPAAGGDGGRGGDGAEPVIQSMKWGLVPSFTGKTEKPDHFRMFNARSESVKEKASFRRLIPKNRCLVAVEGFYEWKKDGSKKQPYYIHFQDHRPLVFAALYDTWTNSEGEIVHTFTILTTRASTSLKWLHDRMPVILGDNDSVNVWLNDASVKLEELTAPYEGTDLVWYPVTPAMGKTSFDGPECIKEVRLGPSEKPISKFFTKKSTAHDQSVNPEKITPEFAETHASRASKVECDESVENQPEDVNQQQSGEKQATYSTVKDEPVSLEHQVFGKPRSNKDEDTMTSTDITTEKQDDLGTKRKIKDTEVKAEIMENSGWSHSQPTTTKKAKGAKAASDGQASLLSYFAKK, from the exons ATGTGCGGCAGGGCCCGGTGCACCCTCAGCGCGGCGCAGGCCGCCCGGGCCTTCGGCTTCcccaccaccgccgcggccgcgggtcccgacggcggcgcgggggatgCCCCCGCCGTGCGGACGCTCGACCTGGACCG GTTTCGGCCGTCGTACAACGTGTCCCCGGGGGCGTACCTGCCGGTGGGCACCGTGCGGGCGCAGCCGGCGGCTGGCGGCGACGGAGGGCGAGGGGGTGACGGGGCGGAGCCGGTGATCCAGTCCATGAAGTGGGGGCTGGTGCCCAGCTTCACCGGCAAGACAGAGAAGCCCGACCATTTCAGGATG TTCAATGCCAGGTCAGAGTCTGTAAAAGAAAAGGCTTCATTCCGGCGATTAATCCCGAAGAATAGGTGCCTTGTTGCAGTAGAAGG GTTCTATGAGTGGAAAAAGGATGGATCAAAAAAGCAGCCATACTACATACATTTTCAAGATCACAGGCCTCTTGTCTTTGCGGCCCTTTATGACACGTGGACAAATTCAGAAG GAGAGATCGTCCATACGTTTACTATTTTGACTACTCGCGCATCAACTTCTCTAAAATGGCTTCATG ACAGAATGCCTGTGATCTTAGGCGATAATGACTCTGTTAATGTTTGGTTAAATGATGCTTCTGTAAAGCTTGAAGAACTTACTGCACCTTACGAAGGAACTGATCTT GTTTGGTATCCAGTTACACCAGCAATGGGTAAAACATCTTTTGACGGTCCTGAGTGCATCAAAGAG GTGCGTTTGGGACCAAGTGAAAAGCCTATTTCAAAGTTTTTCACCAAGAAATCTACTGCCCACGATCAATCAGTGAATCCTGAAAAAATAACTCCAGAGTTTGCAGAAACGCATGCTTCCAGAGCTTCAAAGGTGGAATGCGATGAGTCAGTAGAAAATCAACCAGAGGACGTCAACCAACAACAGTCTGGAGAGAAGCAAGCTACTTATAGCACTGTCAAAGATGAACCTGTCAGCTTGGAACACCAAGTTTTTGGAAAACCTCGGAGCAATAAGGATGAAGATACTATGACATCGACTGATATTACTACTGAGAAACAAGATGATTTGGGGACCAAGAGAAAGATCAAGGATACTGAAGTTAAAGCAGAGATTATGGAGAACAGTGGTTGGTCGCACTCACAGCCTACAACTACAAAGAAGGCTAAAGGGGCAAAAGCTGCTTCAGATGGCCAGGCATCGCTGCTTTCGTATTTTGCAAAGAAGTAG